The following proteins come from a genomic window of Mycobacterium sp. DL:
- a CDS encoding amidohydrolase, whose protein sequence is MSATLYDGGVVWTGSEETDALLVVDGVVAALGDEARARGAEADRVDLGGGFLMPSFGDGHAHPLYGGLEAVGPPVRGCGSVDEILSAVKKYADDHPEQDWIVGASYDGSLAPGGLFDAHWLDAAVPDRPVVLRAWDYHTVWCNSEALRRAGITADTPDPALGEIPHRDDGSVLGTLREWGATDLVMNVMPPLDEQVRIDALGTAADYYLARGVTWVQDAWVEPADVATYVEAARRGKLRMRFNLALYADPRHFDSQVTRFAEQRALVEAAANPLLTAQTVKFFADGVVENETGALLAPYCSGLHEHLGMRNWEGDSLAEAARRVDGLGLQIHIHAIGDAAVRQALDAIEYVVAQNGPRDRRPVIAHCQLVDDADLARFAELGVIPNMQPLWAQLDALMTVLTIPRLGAERADKQYPIRTLERSGAPLSFGSDWPVSSGAPLDGIAVAVSRSTEDGAPEGGWTPHEILPIEEALSAYTAGVANQAFAESNWGRLGPGAEADMIWLHQDPRATPPLELPKVGIRATYLRGDPVYRADAVKGQS, encoded by the coding sequence ATGAGCGCGACGCTGTACGACGGCGGTGTCGTCTGGACCGGCTCCGAGGAGACCGACGCACTGCTGGTCGTCGACGGTGTGGTGGCCGCACTCGGCGACGAGGCACGTGCCCGCGGCGCCGAGGCCGACCGGGTCGACCTGGGTGGCGGGTTCCTGATGCCGTCCTTCGGCGACGGGCACGCCCACCCCCTCTACGGCGGACTGGAGGCAGTCGGGCCGCCGGTGCGCGGGTGCGGTTCGGTCGACGAGATCCTCTCTGCGGTCAAGAAATACGCCGACGATCACCCCGAGCAGGACTGGATCGTCGGTGCCTCCTACGACGGCAGCCTGGCACCCGGCGGGCTCTTCGACGCACACTGGCTCGACGCAGCGGTGCCCGACCGCCCCGTGGTGCTGCGGGCGTGGGACTACCACACCGTCTGGTGCAACTCCGAGGCCCTGCGCCGGGCGGGAATCACCGCCGACACCCCGGATCCGGCACTCGGCGAGATCCCGCACCGCGACGACGGATCGGTGCTCGGGACGCTGCGGGAGTGGGGCGCCACCGATCTGGTGATGAACGTGATGCCCCCGCTCGACGAGCAGGTGCGCATCGACGCGCTCGGCACCGCCGCCGACTACTACCTGGCCCGCGGTGTGACGTGGGTTCAGGATGCCTGGGTGGAACCCGCCGATGTGGCGACCTATGTCGAGGCGGCGCGGCGCGGAAAGCTGCGGATGCGGTTCAACCTGGCGCTGTACGCCGACCCGCGGCACTTCGACTCTCAGGTAACCCGTTTCGCCGAACAGCGCGCGCTGGTCGAGGCCGCCGCCAACCCGTTGCTCACCGCACAGACGGTGAAGTTCTTCGCCGACGGGGTGGTGGAGAACGAAACCGGTGCGCTGCTGGCGCCGTACTGCTCGGGCCTGCATGAGCACCTGGGCATGCGCAACTGGGAAGGCGACTCGCTGGCCGAGGCTGCGCGACGCGTCGACGGACTCGGACTGCAGATCCACATCCACGCCATCGGCGACGCCGCGGTCCGGCAGGCACTGGATGCCATCGAATACGTTGTCGCACAGAACGGCCCGCGGGACCGGCGACCGGTGATCGCGCACTGCCAGTTGGTCGACGACGCCGACCTGGCCCGGTTCGCCGAACTCGGTGTCATCCCCAACATGCAACCGCTGTGGGCACAGCTTGATGCGTTGATGACAGTGCTGACGATCCCGCGACTGGGCGCCGAGCGGGCCGACAAGCAGTACCCGATCCGCACGCTGGAGCGCTCGGGCGCGCCGCTGAGCTTCGGCTCGGACTGGCCGGTGTCCTCGGGGGCCCCGCTCGACGGGATCGCGGTCGCGGTGTCGCGAAGCACCGAGGACGGTGCGCCCGAAGGCGGCTGGACGCCGCACGAGATCCTGCCCATCGAGGAGGCGCTCAGCGCCTACACCGCCGGCGTCGCGAATCAGGCCTTTGCCGAGAGCAATTGGGGCCGCCTCGGACCGGGCGCCGAAGCCGACATGATCTGGCTGCACCAGGATCCGCGCGCCACACCACCACTGGAGTTGCCGAAGGTCGGCATCCGGGCCACCTACTTGCGCGGGGATCCGGTCTACCGCGCCGACGCAGTGAAGGGACAGTCATGA
- a CDS encoding nitrilase-related carbon-nitrogen hydrolase: protein MLTLTAPAAPPMSRSTDSQRPPLRVGLVQHRWRPDAAELTRVLRDGINRAAAEGATAVFLPEITLLRYPADQPAGPNPGALAEGLADGPTFALAAEAAAAHGVFVHASLYESAPDADGLGFNTAILVSPAGELVARTRKLHIPISAGYYEDTYFRAGPADDPYPVYEPDGLGARIGLPTCWDEWFPEVARNYSLGGAEIVVYPTAIGSEPVFPDFDTRPLWQQVIVANGINSGLFMVVPNRVGNEGSVTFYGSSFISDPYGRVLVQAPRDEEAVLVADLDLDQRRDWLELFPFLLTRRPDTYAALTEPVDTQHPYGVGQRATAVVK from the coding sequence ATGCTCACGCTCACTGCCCCCGCCGCCCCGCCGATGTCGCGGTCGACGGACTCCCAGCGCCCGCCGCTGCGTGTCGGACTGGTTCAGCACCGCTGGCGCCCGGATGCCGCCGAACTCACCCGGGTGCTGCGCGACGGCATCAACCGCGCCGCCGCCGAGGGTGCGACCGCGGTGTTCCTGCCCGAGATCACGCTGTTGCGCTACCCGGCCGATCAGCCTGCCGGGCCCAATCCCGGTGCCCTGGCCGAGGGTCTGGCCGACGGACCGACGTTCGCGCTGGCGGCCGAGGCCGCCGCTGCCCACGGCGTCTTCGTACACGCGTCGCTCTACGAGAGCGCCCCCGACGCCGACGGGCTCGGCTTCAACACCGCGATCCTGGTGTCGCCGGCGGGCGAACTGGTAGCCCGGACCCGCAAGCTGCACATCCCGATCTCGGCCGGCTACTACGAGGACACCTACTTCCGCGCCGGCCCGGCCGACGACCCCTATCCGGTGTACGAACCCGATGGCCTCGGCGCCCGCATCGGGCTGCCGACCTGCTGGGACGAATGGTTTCCCGAGGTGGCGCGCAACTATTCGCTGGGTGGCGCCGAGATCGTCGTGTACCCCACCGCCATCGGCTCCGAGCCGGTGTTCCCGGATTTTGACACCCGCCCGCTGTGGCAGCAGGTCATCGTCGCCAACGGCATCAACAGCGGCCTGTTCATGGTGGTGCCCAACCGCGTCGGCAATGAGGGCTCGGTGACGTTCTACGGGTCGTCGTTCATCTCCGATCCGTACGGGAGGGTGCTGGTGCAGGCCCCGCGTGACGAGGAAGCGGTGCTGGTCGCCGACCTCGATCTCGACCAGCGCCGGGACTGGCTCGAGCTGTTCCCGTTCCTGCTGACCCGCAGACCGGACACCTACGCAGCTCTCACCGAACCCGTTGACACACAACATCCTTACGGTGTCGGACAGCGGGCGACCGCGGTGGTCAAATGA
- a CDS encoding TetR/AcrR family transcriptional regulator, with the protein MGRPRTPLLSTDRIADAALKSVMATGGFTIPGIARALRVRPSSLYNHVSGRDEIVELLRERAMSQVQLPDDDPGRPWRDVVADILRSYRRSYARYPRLIPLMTAHAVNSTQAFTMYNALAVTLHRGGFDPADTLRAITLMDSFVLGSALDVAAPDEPWHTGAEVGPELAAALATGEPKSQRADDAFEYGLAVLLRGLLPGGM; encoded by the coding sequence ATGGGACGACCACGCACACCGCTGCTGTCGACAGACCGGATTGCCGACGCGGCGCTGAAGTCGGTGATGGCGACCGGCGGCTTCACCATCCCGGGAATCGCACGTGCGCTGCGGGTGCGACCGTCGTCGCTGTACAACCACGTCAGCGGCCGCGACGAGATCGTCGAACTGCTGCGGGAACGCGCGATGTCGCAGGTCCAACTCCCCGACGACGACCCAGGCCGGCCCTGGCGCGACGTCGTCGCCGACATCCTGCGCTCCTACCGGCGCAGCTACGCGCGCTACCCGCGGCTGATCCCGCTGATGACCGCCCACGCCGTCAACAGCACGCAGGCGTTCACGATGTACAACGCGCTCGCCGTCACGCTGCACCGCGGCGGTTTCGACCCGGCGGACACGCTGCGGGCGATCACGCTGATGGATTCGTTTGTCCTCGGCTCGGCGCTCGACGTGGCTGCCCCCGACGAACCCTGGCACACCGGCGCCGAGGTCGGACCGGAACTGGCGGCTGCGCTGGCCACCGGTGAGCCCAAGTCGCAACGCGCCGACGACGCCTTCGAATACGGGCTGGCGGTGCTGTTGCGTGGGCTCCTACCCGGGGGAATGTGA
- a CDS encoding pyridoxamine 5'-phosphate oxidase family protein: protein MAKMSSDERERYLADVHVGVIAVERPDRAPLAVPIWYGYRPGGEVLLWTESESIKHKLIRDAGRFAITVQDEQPPYKYVTAEGDVTGIGPADDAQVRAIAVRYLGDEAGGQFADENLTPTSVVIRMRPQRWLSTDYSK from the coding sequence ATGGCGAAGATGAGCAGTGACGAGCGCGAACGATATCTGGCCGACGTGCACGTCGGCGTGATCGCCGTCGAGCGGCCCGACCGTGCCCCGCTGGCGGTACCGATCTGGTACGGCTATCGACCCGGGGGCGAGGTGCTGCTGTGGACCGAGTCAGAGTCCATCAAGCACAAGCTGATTCGTGATGCCGGCCGCTTCGCGATCACCGTGCAGGACGAGCAGCCGCCCTACAAGTACGTCACCGCCGAGGGCGACGTCACCGGCATCGGGCCCGCCGACGACGCGCAGGTGCGCGCGATCGCGGTCCGCTATCTCGGCGACGAAGCCGGCGGCCAGTTCGCCGACGAGAACCTCACCCCGACCTCGGTTGTCATCCGGATGCGCCCGCAGCGCTGGCTCAGCACCGATTACTCGAAGTAG
- a CDS encoding DUF4344 domain-containing metallopeptidase, with translation MRIWVGPLVAASLVLAGCGGAREQQPDPSEAAPSGTVAAEQSSDPDVEDDGAMIVTYEDAQTPDALAGRALMQDNDLLEDLADDINETLALPYDIDLLGSQCDEANAFWDSDEQSITLCYEDAALAEQIFTEAGDPDPVASALNSEYATFYHEVGHMAINIYELPALGREEDVADQLAAFVLLQPGDDGVPDPESVQAVKDFARTFGASGVQRGEVSAEDFADVHSLDETRMFNLQCWIYGSSPDTNADLVAAGELPEGRADGCEDEWAQLDNAWSTLLDPYFK, from the coding sequence ATGCGGATCTGGGTGGGGCCTCTGGTGGCGGCGAGTCTTGTTCTGGCGGGGTGCGGCGGTGCGCGAGAGCAGCAGCCCGATCCCTCCGAGGCGGCCCCGTCGGGCACGGTCGCGGCAGAGCAGAGCAGCGATCCTGATGTCGAGGACGACGGGGCGATGATCGTCACCTACGAGGATGCACAGACCCCTGATGCGCTCGCCGGGCGCGCGCTGATGCAGGACAACGATCTGCTCGAGGACCTCGCCGACGACATCAACGAAACCCTGGCACTGCCCTACGACATCGACCTGCTCGGCTCACAATGTGATGAGGCGAACGCCTTTTGGGACTCGGACGAACAGTCGATCACCCTGTGTTACGAGGACGCCGCGCTCGCCGAACAGATCTTCACCGAGGCCGGTGACCCCGACCCCGTCGCCTCGGCGCTGAACTCCGAGTACGCGACGTTCTATCACGAGGTCGGCCACATGGCCATCAACATCTACGAGTTGCCGGCCCTCGGCCGCGAGGAGGACGTGGCCGATCAACTCGCCGCGTTCGTGCTCCTGCAACCCGGCGACGACGGTGTGCCGGACCCGGAATCGGTGCAGGCGGTCAAGGACTTCGCGCGGACGTTCGGTGCGTCGGGGGTGCAGCGCGGTGAGGTCAGCGCGGAGGATTTTGCCGACGTGCACTCGCTGGACGAGACGCGGATGTTCAACCTGCAGTGCTGGATCTACGGCTCGAGTCCGGACACCAACGCGGATCTGGTCGCTGCCGGTGAACTCCCCGAAGGCCGAGCCGACGGCTGCGAAGACGAGTGGGCGCAACTCGACAACGCGTGGTCGACACTGCTCGACCCGTACTTCAAGTAG
- a CDS encoding alpha/beta hydrolase family protein, with product MALLRQRVRRVGARLAVAVMLAAGLTTITVPQATAFSREGLPIEMLDVPSPAMGRNIRVELQGGGPHSVLLLDGLRAQDDFNGWDINTAAFEWFHQSGISVIMPVGGQSSFYADWYRPAKNNAGTVTYKWETFLTNELPTWLAANKGQDPFGNAVVGLSMSGSAALTMAAYYPRQYKFAASLSGYLAPSQKLWPPLIDIAMQDAGGFDSFDMWGPSGSPAWRRADPMLNINRLVANRTALWVYCGNGIASDLDTGTDLGINVSAGSLETITLSTNKEFRDKYLAAGGRNAIFNFPPNGTHSWGYWGAQLQAMKPDIVRLLTTPPPPPPPPPLPLPPPPPPPPPPG from the coding sequence ATGGCGCTCTTGAGACAACGGGTCCGCCGCGTCGGCGCACGCCTGGCCGTCGCGGTGATGCTCGCTGCCGGCTTGACGACGATCACCGTCCCGCAGGCGACGGCGTTCTCCCGCGAGGGCCTGCCGATCGAAATGCTCGACGTCCCGTCGCCGGCGATGGGACGCAACATCCGCGTCGAATTGCAAGGTGGCGGGCCACATTCGGTGCTGCTGCTCGACGGTCTGCGCGCGCAGGACGACTTCAACGGCTGGGACATCAACACCGCTGCATTCGAGTGGTTCCACCAGTCCGGCATCTCGGTGATCATGCCCGTCGGCGGACAGTCCAGCTTCTACGCTGACTGGTACCGGCCCGCGAAGAACAACGCGGGCACGGTGACCTACAAGTGGGAGACATTCCTCACCAACGAGCTGCCGACCTGGCTGGCGGCCAACAAAGGCCAGGACCCGTTCGGCAATGCCGTTGTCGGATTGTCGATGTCGGGCAGTGCGGCGCTGACGATGGCCGCGTACTACCCGCGCCAGTACAAATTCGCCGCCTCGCTGTCGGGCTACCTGGCGCCATCGCAGAAGCTGTGGCCGCCGCTCATCGACATCGCGATGCAGGACGCCGGTGGATTCGACTCGTTCGACATGTGGGGCCCATCGGGCTCACCGGCGTGGCGTCGGGCCGACCCCATGCTCAACATCAACCGGCTCGTCGCCAATCGCACTGCGCTGTGGGTGTATTGCGGCAACGGCATAGCGTCCGACCTCGACACCGGCACCGATCTCGGCATCAATGTCAGCGCCGGCTCGCTGGAGACCATCACGCTGAGCACCAACAAGGAGTTCCGCGACAAGTACCTGGCCGCGGGCGGCCGCAACGCCATCTTCAACTTCCCGCCCAACGGAACCCACAGCTGGGGTTACTGGGGTGCGCAGCTGCAGGCGATGAAGCCGGACATCGTGCGCCTGCTGACGACGCCACCACCACCGCCTCCCCCACCTCCACTCCCGCTGCCGCCCCCGCCGCCGCCGCCGCCGCCGCCGGGGTAG
- a CDS encoding phytanoyl-CoA dioxygenase family protein gives MVDVEAFERDGFVKVEQAAPRAVADAARALLWQQLGVSPDDPSTWTRPVMWASDLTGAGPFGDLVRSPRLAEALDAVCGVGGWQPRGSLGNIPVRFPVSPPADDRGWHIDLNTPQADGSWAVSRRPHTMLLLTLLSDVTIDDAPTRIRVGSHRDVAAALGEDALDAVSAGRLADEASSGRPVVHATGAPGDMYVVHPFTVHAADEHRGSTPRFMAQAPIVLTSPLTADPAR, from the coding sequence ATGGTCGATGTCGAGGCGTTCGAGCGGGACGGGTTCGTCAAGGTCGAGCAGGCGGCGCCACGGGCGGTGGCCGACGCGGCCCGCGCGCTGCTGTGGCAGCAGCTCGGTGTGTCACCCGATGATCCGAGCACGTGGACCCGACCGGTGATGTGGGCGTCCGATCTGACGGGTGCGGGACCGTTCGGCGACCTGGTCCGCAGCCCGCGTCTGGCCGAGGCACTGGACGCGGTCTGCGGTGTCGGCGGATGGCAACCGCGCGGATCGTTGGGCAACATCCCGGTGCGATTCCCGGTGTCCCCGCCCGCCGACGACCGCGGCTGGCACATCGACCTGAACACACCGCAGGCGGACGGTTCGTGGGCGGTCAGCCGCAGGCCGCACACCATGCTGCTGCTGACCCTGCTGTCCGACGTGACCATCGACGACGCGCCGACACGGATCCGGGTCGGCTCCCACCGCGACGTCGCCGCCGCGCTGGGTGAGGACGCGCTGGACGCGGTGTCCGCGGGACGTCTCGCCGACGAGGCGAGCTCCGGCCGGCCGGTGGTGCACGCGACGGGCGCACCGGGTGACATGTATGTGGTGCACCCGTTCACCGTGCACGCCGCCGACGAACACCGCGGCAGCACGCCACGATTCATGGCCCAGGCGCCGATCGTGCTGACCTCGCCACTCACTGCGGATCCGGCGCGCTGA
- a CDS encoding multidrug effflux MFS transporter: MTAAVDTTTGRDATPAITVGLLVTLALLSAVAPFATDLYLPAFPAMVDDLHTSPTNIQLTLTAFLLGLAAGQLIFGPLSDRYGRVKPLVVGAVICVIASLATVLAPTVEVLIAARLAQGLTGAAGMVIGRAIISDLATGRDAARAFSLMMIVGGVAPIAAPLAGGLLVEPLGWRGALAVILVLVIAMLGAALAVIRETHTEQRRAALRNQKTTAGSPLKDLTQRAYLGNLIAFGFAFAVMMAYISASPFIYQTMMGLSSAEYGAMFGVNAFGLLSMSALSARLTARCEPRTVAGVGLAVILTASISVLAIAVLGAPAGWLALPLFFAVAGMGLIFGNTTALALSAAPRAAGTASAALGATQFLLAAAVSPLVSLGGEHTAAPLGIVMVCASLLACAGFSVAGARPSRP; the protein is encoded by the coding sequence ATGACCGCCGCCGTGGACACCACCACGGGACGCGACGCGACGCCCGCAATCACCGTCGGCCTGCTCGTCACTCTCGCCCTACTCTCGGCGGTGGCACCGTTCGCCACCGATCTCTATCTGCCGGCGTTCCCGGCGATGGTCGACGACCTGCACACCTCGCCGACCAACATCCAGCTGACGCTGACCGCGTTCCTACTCGGCCTGGCCGCCGGGCAGTTGATCTTCGGTCCGCTGTCGGATCGCTACGGCCGGGTCAAACCACTGGTCGTCGGCGCCGTGATCTGCGTGATCGCCAGCCTGGCCACCGTGCTCGCCCCCACGGTCGAGGTGCTCATCGCCGCGCGTCTGGCACAGGGACTCACCGGAGCCGCCGGCATGGTGATCGGCCGCGCGATCATCTCCGACCTCGCGACCGGACGCGACGCCGCCCGCGCCTTCAGCCTGATGATGATCGTCGGCGGGGTCGCCCCGATCGCAGCACCGCTGGCCGGCGGTCTCCTCGTCGAGCCGCTGGGCTGGCGCGGTGCGCTCGCGGTGATCCTGGTACTGGTCATCGCGATGCTCGGCGCCGCGCTTGCGGTGATCCGCGAGACCCACACCGAACAACGCCGCGCCGCGCTGCGCAACCAGAAGACCACCGCCGGTTCACCTTTGAAAGACCTGACCCAGCGCGCCTACCTCGGCAACCTCATCGCCTTCGGTTTCGCGTTCGCGGTGATGATGGCCTACATCTCGGCATCACCGTTCATCTACCAGACCATGATGGGGCTGTCCTCCGCCGAGTACGGAGCGATGTTCGGGGTCAACGCTTTTGGACTCCTCTCGATGAGCGCGCTCAGCGCCCGGCTCACCGCACGCTGCGAGCCCCGCACCGTGGCCGGTGTCGGCCTGGCGGTCATCCTGACCGCAAGCATCTCGGTGCTCGCGATCGCTGTCCTCGGCGCACCCGCGGGTTGGTTGGCGTTGCCTCTGTTCTTCGCGGTCGCGGGCATGGGCCTGATCTTCGGCAACACCACGGCCCTGGCGTTGTCGGCCGCGCCGCGGGCTGCCGGGACGGCCTCGGCCGCGCTCGGTGCCACGCAGTTCCTGCTCGCGGCGGCCGTGTCGCCGTTGGTCAGCCTGGGAGGTGAGCACACCGCGGCGCCGCTGGGCATCGTGATGGTCTGCGCCTCGCTGCTGGCGTGTGCCGGGTTCTCGGTCGCGGGCGCACGGCCGTCGCGCCCCTGA
- a CDS encoding MarR family winged helix-turn-helix transcriptional regulator — protein MQTRQPRAEQLADLADVVMAVARAVRARASAEPAVVELSATEITVLRYLDHHPDVGPSVVAAATGLQRSNLSRALRDLETKGLVRRSADPTDSRGAVLRSTELAAENLSRLRAIWARLLDDAIDSSGDKHDVASALALLRAVERGLDAAE, from the coding sequence GTGCAAACCCGACAACCCCGTGCCGAGCAACTCGCGGACCTCGCCGACGTCGTCATGGCGGTGGCGCGTGCGGTCAGGGCCCGGGCCTCCGCGGAACCTGCTGTCGTGGAGCTCTCCGCCACCGAGATCACCGTGCTGCGGTACCTCGACCACCATCCCGATGTCGGCCCGAGCGTCGTCGCGGCCGCGACCGGACTGCAGCGGAGCAATCTGAGCCGGGCGCTGCGCGACCTCGAGACCAAGGGGCTGGTGCGGCGATCGGCCGATCCCACCGACAGCCGGGGTGCGGTACTGCGCTCCACCGAGTTGGCTGCGGAGAACCTGTCGCGGCTCCGGGCGATCTGGGCGCGACTGCTCGACGACGCGATCGATTCGTCGGGGGACAAGCACGACGTCGCGTCGGCGCTGGCGCTGCTGCGGGCGGTCGAACGCGGACTCGACGCGGCCGAATGA
- a CDS encoding endonuclease/exonuclease/phosphatase family protein, whose translation MMNLFRRRRIAVPVGRFDVDTDRWRDVDDGGSAQREQLTVATFNIWFNELHREQRYRAIASLLSRELPDIMVFQEVTGTALEVFLAQPWIREHYCRAAVAGDGSYGMLMLSRLPIRRSTYTRLPTHLSRGYLTAELSVNGVDLRIVSVHLESGKKARQLRARQLSRLFRAFRGDGNVVLLGDFNLRDDENHELDPQYQDVWPSLRPDEPGFTEDTSINHMRYDMKNKHRHVRFDRVLVKGPAWKADDIVLLGREPIAPSLPRIFPSDHFGVLCRLYSNHAR comes from the coding sequence ATGATGAACCTGTTCCGCCGTCGGCGTATCGCCGTCCCGGTCGGCCGCTTCGACGTCGACACCGATCGGTGGCGTGACGTCGACGACGGCGGATCCGCGCAACGCGAGCAGCTGACGGTGGCGACATTCAACATCTGGTTCAACGAGCTTCACCGAGAGCAGCGCTACCGCGCCATCGCGTCGCTGCTGTCGCGGGAACTCCCGGACATCATGGTCTTTCAGGAAGTGACCGGCACCGCGCTCGAGGTGTTCCTCGCGCAGCCCTGGATACGAGAGCACTACTGCCGCGCCGCGGTGGCCGGCGACGGCTCCTACGGCATGCTGATGTTGTCCCGGCTCCCGATCCGCCGAAGCACCTACACGCGGCTGCCCACGCACCTGTCCCGCGGGTACCTGACAGCCGAACTCAGCGTCAACGGCGTCGACCTGAGGATCGTGTCCGTCCATCTGGAAAGCGGGAAGAAGGCCAGGCAGCTGCGGGCCCGCCAGCTGTCCCGGCTGTTCCGCGCGTTCCGCGGCGACGGCAACGTCGTGCTGCTCGGCGACTTCAACCTGCGAGACGACGAGAATCACGAGCTCGATCCGCAGTATCAGGACGTGTGGCCGAGCCTGCGGCCGGACGAACCGGGATTCACCGAGGACACCTCGATCAATCACATGCGCTACGACATGAAGAACAAGCACCGCCACGTCAGGTTCGACCGGGTGCTGGTCAAAGGCCCGGCGTGGAAGGCCGACGACATCGTGCTACTCGGACGCGAGCCGATCGCCCCGTCGCTGCCGAGGATCTTCCCGTCGGACCACTTCGGCGTGCTGTGCCGGCTCTACTCGAATCACGCGCGCTGA